In the Caviibacter abscessus genome, ACCCATATGAACATAGTCTACTATGAATCCTTCTGATTTTAATACTTCAAGTCTTCTAATATTCATATTTTCACCAATTTTAGCGATTAATTCTGTTAATAACGCCTCAACTGTTTTTCCATCTATTACTATTGCTTTTAATTCTTCTACTGTTTTAACTTCAGTTTCTAAAGCTTTTGATACTATTAATTCTCCAAAGCTTCTAAAGTCATCATTTTTAGCAACGAAATCTGTTTCAGAATTAAATTCTAGAACTGCTGCTTTTTTATGATCATCTGCAACAGCTGTGAAAACTAAACCTTCTGCTGCTACTCTTCCTGATTTTTTAGCTGCTTTTGAAATTCCTTTTTCACGAAGCCAGTCAATAGCTTTTTCTATATCAGCATTATTTTCTTCTAATGCCTTTTTACAGTCAAGCATTCCTGCTCCTGTTCTTTCTCTTAGTTCTTTTACTAATGCCGCTGTTATTGCCATTATTATTCCCCCATAACTTCTACAGTATTTTCTTCAATAAT is a window encoding:
- the tsf gene encoding translation elongation factor Ts, whose protein sequence is MMAITAALVKELRERTGAGMLDCKKALEENNADIEKAIDWLREKGISKAAKKSGRVAAEGLVFTAVADDHKKAAVLEFNSETDFVAKNDDFRSFGELIVSKALETEVKTVEELKAIVIDGKTVEALLTELIAKIGENMNIRRLEVLKSEGFIVDYVHMGGKIGVLVESTGEYSNENADKARGVAMHVAAMDPRFLSKEDVTQEDLHKEEEILRHQFLEEAKAKGKEVKDEMVDKIISGKIRKYYEENCLNEQKYVRDDKKTVSQFFAPLQLVGFVRYKVGDGIEKKEEDFAAEVAAQLSGK